The following proteins come from a genomic window of Sphaerisporangium rubeum:
- a CDS encoding phosphotransferase, producing the protein MPDALAPALELVAAWAGRPVSHTRIKGGLSHHIVRVESDAGDRWLLRVLDPRVSAAGLGIPLDLEIANTVCAAGTGVGADVLLRLPGAVLLEYIDGVTLDAAAVRDPGMAEGIAAACRRLHAGPAFATDFSIFRKQEELLATCRAHGLSIPAGYEDWLPLVGEIEAALSRHMPAAVPCHNDLLPENFIFDGSAVRIVDYQLSGNNDPAFELGDIAAEADYDPDMVARLTRAYYGDERPAARVRLYLAMSNLTWTLWFGVHHGLLAEQAAAADFDYDAEAADKYAQAVRDLSDPGLGTLIDRVRGG; encoded by the coding sequence GTGCCAGATGCGCTCGCTCCAGCCCTGGAGCTGGTTGCCGCCTGGGCCGGCCGCCCGGTGTCCCATACCCGGATCAAGGGGGGATTGAGCCACCACATCGTGCGCGTCGAGAGCGACGCCGGTGATCGCTGGCTGCTCCGGGTGCTGGATCCGCGGGTGTCGGCGGCGGGGCTCGGGATACCGCTCGATCTGGAGATCGCCAACACGGTGTGCGCGGCGGGGACGGGGGTCGGCGCGGATGTGCTGCTGCGGCTGCCGGGTGCGGTGCTGCTGGAGTACATCGACGGGGTCACGCTGGACGCCGCCGCGGTGCGGGATCCGGGGATGGCCGAGGGGATCGCGGCGGCGTGCCGGCGGTTGCACGCGGGGCCGGCGTTCGCGACGGACTTCTCGATCTTCCGTAAGCAGGAGGAACTGCTGGCGACCTGCCGTGCGCACGGGTTGAGCATCCCCGCGGGGTACGAGGACTGGCTGCCGCTGGTCGGCGAGATCGAGGCGGCGCTCTCGCGGCACATGCCGGCCGCGGTGCCGTGTCACAACGATCTGCTGCCGGAGAACTTCATCTTCGACGGCTCGGCGGTGCGCATCGTCGATTACCAGCTCTCCGGGAACAACGACCCGGCGTTCGAGCTCGGCGACATCGCCGCCGAGGCGGACTACGACCCGGACATGGTGGCGCGGCTGACCCGTGCCTACTACGGGGACGAACGGCCGGCCGCGCGGGTGCGGCTGTACCTGGCCATGTCCAACCTGACGTGGACGCTGTGGTTCGGCGTCCATCACGGTCTGCTCGCCGAGCAGGCCGCCGCCGCGGACTTCGACTACGACGCCGAGGCCGCCGACAAGTACGCGCAGGCGGTGCGTGATCTGTCGGACCCGGGGCTCGGCACCTTGATCGACCGAGTACGGGGTGGCTGA
- a CDS encoding helix-turn-helix domain-containing protein, giving the protein MTTPPDPPAAQFGQEVRKYRRCHGLSQEALAAKLQITQGHLSKIELGARNPHREIAGKLDTVFTLDGHFLTRYLSLFESRRGVAEWFLKYLDLEPKASIIRSYDLAIIPGFFQTADYARVIFQGGMVKPSEVEARVNSRLARRTILDSDDPPSVFAVLDASSLHREIGSREIMIDQLAFLLDMMEHSTVSIQVVPLTGVRTTVGVSSGFIIIEVDETRYVSIEAAGLSSITADPRTVDRTMMFFDHLRSESLPTTQSRKVIEEQWKTLR; this is encoded by the coding sequence ATGACTACTCCACCAGATCCCCCTGCCGCACAATTCGGGCAAGAGGTAAGAAAATATCGCCGTTGTCACGGTCTCAGCCAAGAAGCCCTCGCGGCGAAGCTGCAGATCACCCAGGGACACCTGTCCAAGATCGAATTAGGTGCCAGAAACCCCCACCGCGAGATCGCCGGAAAACTCGACACCGTGTTCACCCTCGACGGCCACTTCCTGACCCGCTACCTGTCCCTCTTCGAGAGCCGGCGAGGAGTCGCGGAGTGGTTCCTGAAGTACCTCGACCTGGAACCCAAGGCATCGATCATCAGGTCCTACGATCTAGCGATCATCCCAGGCTTCTTCCAGACGGCCGACTACGCGAGAGTCATCTTCCAAGGCGGCATGGTCAAGCCGTCCGAAGTGGAAGCCCGCGTCAACTCCCGCCTCGCACGTCGCACGATCCTCGACTCCGACGACCCCCCGTCCGTGTTCGCCGTCCTGGACGCGTCCTCACTCCACCGCGAGATAGGCTCCCGCGAAATCATGATCGACCAACTGGCGTTCCTGCTCGACATGATGGAGCACTCCACCGTGAGTATCCAGGTCGTCCCCCTCACGGGTGTACGTACCACCGTTGGCGTCAGCTCGGGCTTCATCATCATCGAGGTAGACGAAACCCGATATGTCTCCATCGAGGCCGCTGGCCTGTCTAGCATTACAGCAGATCCGAGAACGGTCGACCGGACGATGATGTTCTTCGACCACCTGCGGAGCGAAAGCCTGCCAACAACTCAGAGCCGGAAGGTGATCGAGGAGCAATGGAAGACTCTACGCTGA
- a CDS encoding amino acid permease, whose translation MAQQSSLDDDAQRLAELGYKQELSRTWSGFSNFAISFSIISILAGCFTTFGQAWNNGGPLAISVGWPLISAFILIIGFCMSELVSAYPTAGGIYWWAAKLGRPIHGWFTGWLNLIGLIAVTASVDYGCATFLNITIGRFSDSWAQGDALKQTFLLFAVVLVLHALINIFSHRLISILQNVSVWWHVFGAAVVVAILIFGPSSHQSVGFLFETFNNSGFGDGASGTTFWLYVLPLGFLLTQYTITGFDACAHVSEETHGAATSAAKGLWRSIFYSAIGGWILLLAFLFAATDVDAVNKEFGFVGAIFTSSLTPGLATVIFGISTIGQFFCGMSCVTSMSRMMYAFSRDGAVPGWRLWSKVDRNRTPVNAIIAGCAVALLITLPALYAPEGSATPVAFLAVVSIAVIGLYLAFLIPIWLRLRMGDAFKPGPWTLGSKYKVLGWIAVIEIAIISIYFVLPLGPSGVPGNADFTWTSVNYAPIAVGAVLIGIALWWTLSAKHWFTGPRRTVDDVPTDTAEPVV comes from the coding sequence ATGGCTCAGCAGTCTTCCCTCGACGACGACGCACAACGCCTCGCCGAACTCGGGTACAAACAAGAGCTTTCCCGTACCTGGAGCGGCTTCTCCAATTTCGCGATCTCCTTCTCGATCATCTCCATCCTGGCCGGGTGTTTCACGACCTTCGGTCAGGCGTGGAACAACGGCGGTCCGCTGGCCATCTCGGTCGGCTGGCCCCTGATCTCGGCGTTCATCCTCATCATCGGCTTCTGCATGTCGGAGCTGGTCTCGGCGTATCCGACGGCCGGCGGCATCTACTGGTGGGCCGCCAAGCTCGGCAGGCCCATTCACGGGTGGTTCACGGGGTGGCTCAACCTCATCGGTCTCATCGCGGTGACCGCCTCGGTGGACTACGGTTGCGCGACGTTCCTCAACATCACGATCGGCCGGTTCAGCGACTCCTGGGCCCAGGGTGACGCGCTGAAGCAGACGTTCCTGCTGTTCGCGGTGGTGCTGGTCCTGCACGCGCTGATCAACATCTTCAGTCACCGGCTGATCTCGATCCTGCAGAACGTCTCGGTGTGGTGGCACGTGTTCGGCGCGGCGGTCGTCGTGGCCATCCTGATCTTCGGGCCGTCGAGTCACCAGAGCGTCGGGTTCCTGTTCGAGACGTTCAACAACTCCGGGTTCGGGGACGGCGCGTCCGGCACGACGTTCTGGCTGTACGTGCTGCCGCTCGGGTTCCTGCTGACGCAGTACACGATCACCGGGTTCGACGCGTGCGCGCACGTGTCGGAGGAGACGCACGGCGCGGCGACCAGCGCGGCCAAGGGGCTGTGGCGGTCGATCTTCTACTCGGCGATCGGCGGCTGGATCCTGCTGCTGGCGTTCCTGTTCGCGGCGACCGACGTGGACGCGGTGAACAAGGAGTTCGGCTTCGTCGGCGCGATCTTCACGTCGTCCCTGACGCCGGGGCTCGCCACGGTGATCTTCGGCATCTCGACGATCGGCCAGTTCTTCTGCGGCATGAGCTGTGTCACGTCGATGTCGCGCATGATGTACGCGTTCTCGCGGGACGGCGCGGTGCCGGGGTGGCGGCTGTGGTCCAAGGTGGACAGGAACCGCACACCGGTCAACGCGATCATCGCGGGGTGCGCGGTGGCGCTGCTGATCACGCTGCCGGCGCTGTACGCGCCGGAGGGAAGCGCCACGCCGGTGGCGTTCCTCGCGGTGGTGTCGATCGCGGTGATCGGACTGTACCTGGCGTTCCTCATCCCGATCTGGCTGCGGCTGCGCATGGGTGACGCGTTCAAGCCGGGGCCGTGGACGCTCGGAAGCAAGTACAAGGTGCTCGGGTGGATCGCGGTGATCGAGATCGCGATCATCTCGATCTACTTCGTGCTGCCGCTCGGCCCCTCCGGCGTGCCCGGCAACGCGGACTTCACGTGGACGTCGGTGAACTACGCGCCGATCGCCGTCGGTGCGGTGCTGATCGGCATCGCGTTGTGGTGGACGTTGTCGGCCAAGCACTGGTTCACCGGGCCGCGCCGCACGGTCGACGACGTGCCGACGGACACGGCCGAGCCGGTCGTCTGA
- a CDS encoding ATP-binding protein codes for MNLLGKIDLQGRSSWVKVARMYVRSVLYRAGRKDVDDVETLVSEVFTNAVRHSESGRRPGGVVTLCVYDDGETVRVEVTDEGSPDSVPRIPERSGLFDEGGRGLWMVQELSSAWGWGQHTNGRTVWFEIRTADCLRDGPQGVR; via the coding sequence ATGAATCTTCTCGGCAAGATCGATCTTCAAGGACGGAGCAGTTGGGTCAAGGTGGCCCGGATGTACGTGCGGTCGGTGCTGTACCGGGCTGGACGGAAGGATGTGGACGACGTCGAGACCCTGGTCAGCGAGGTCTTCACGAATGCGGTTCGGCACTCGGAGTCGGGACGGAGGCCGGGTGGAGTGGTGACGCTGTGCGTGTACGACGACGGGGAGACCGTGCGGGTCGAGGTGACCGATGAGGGGTCGCCGGACAGCGTTCCGAGGATTCCGGAACGGTCCGGGCTGTTCGACGAAGGCGGCAGAGGACTGTGGATGGTCCAGGAGTTGTCCTCGGCGTGGGGATGGGGACAGCACACCAATGGACGAACGGTGTGGTTCGAGATACGGACGGCGGACTGCTTGCGCGACGGACCTCAGGGAGTGAGGTGA
- a CDS encoding YciI family protein yields MVVSQEELPAVADAAHAVVREAKDAGVWVFGGGIDESVPPVMVDGDGTVTEGTYPQTRRIEGGYTVLELPSHEAAREWAAKIAAACRCAQEVRAFQYDPAS; encoded by the coding sequence ATGGTCGTTTCCCAGGAGGAACTGCCGGCGGTCGCCGACGCGGCGCACGCTGTGGTGCGGGAGGCGAAGGACGCAGGGGTCTGGGTGTTCGGTGGGGGTATCGACGAGAGCGTTCCGCCGGTCATGGTGGACGGGGACGGGACGGTGACGGAAGGTACGTATCCGCAGACGCGGCGGATCGAAGGCGGGTACACGGTTCTGGAGCTGCCGTCGCACGAGGCGGCACGGGAGTGGGCCGCGAAGATCGCGGCCGCGTGCCGGTGCGCGCAGGAGGTTCGTGCCTTCCAGTACGACCCCGCCAGTTGA
- a CDS encoding sugar kinase, producing MTDVFTLGEAVGIITAERIRHDMDVRLDIGGPELTTAVGLARLGHSVTWLGRVGADELGARIVTVLRGEGIDTTHIQTDPGASTGLAMRQRRIGRAGHVVHYRGGSAGSRLGPGDIPARAVQSAKILHVTGITPALSGTAWSAAHHAVKLARDSGLAVSVDVNYRPQLWIDRQEAVEALNELATGADVLFANQEELQLIEPTIGTIRELVVTRGSKGASSTVNGMRYDAQAAPVTAVDPAGAGGAFVAGYLSGVLEELHPTDRLRRGCALAAFTIASQSNWQGLPTRTELPPLTF from the coding sequence ATGACCGACGTGTTCACGCTCGGAGAGGCCGTCGGCATCATCACCGCCGAGCGCATCCGTCACGACATGGACGTCCGCCTCGACATCGGCGGCCCCGAGTTGACCACCGCCGTCGGCCTGGCCCGGCTCGGCCACTCCGTCACCTGGCTCGGCCGCGTAGGCGCCGACGAACTAGGCGCACGCATAGTCACCGTCCTCCGCGGCGAAGGCATAGACACCACCCACATCCAGACCGACCCAGGCGCCTCCACCGGCCTCGCCATGCGTCAACGCCGCATAGGCCGAGCCGGCCACGTCGTCCACTACCGAGGCGGCAGCGCCGGCTCCCGCCTCGGCCCCGGCGACATCCCGGCCCGCGCCGTACAGTCCGCCAAAATCCTCCACGTGACCGGCATAACCCCCGCTCTGAGCGGCACCGCCTGGAGCGCCGCACACCACGCCGTGAAACTCGCCAGAGACTCCGGCCTGGCCGTCTCGGTCGACGTCAACTACCGACCCCAACTCTGGATAGACCGCCAAGAAGCCGTAGAAGCCCTCAACGAACTCGCCACCGGCGCCGACGTCCTTTTCGCGAACCAAGAAGAGCTCCAACTCATCGAACCCACCATTGGAACGATCCGCGAACTGGTCGTCACCCGAGGCAGCAAAGGAGCCAGCAGCACCGTCAACGGCATGCGCTACGACGCACAGGCGGCCCCCGTGACCGCCGTAGACCCAGCCGGCGCCGGCGGCGCCTTCGTAGCCGGCTACCTCAGCGGCGTCCTCGAAGAACTCCACCCCACCGACCGCCTCCGCCGCGGCTGCGCCTTGGCCGCCTTCACCATCGCCAGCCAAAGCAACTGGCAGGGCCTCCCCACCCGCACGGAGCTACCCCCGCTGACCTTCTGA
- a CDS encoding type 1 glutamine amidotransferase domain-containing protein — MLQGKKIAFLVASQGVEQVELTEPWRAVEQAGGTPRLVSTHTGRVQAFNHLDKGDTFPVDTTVQDSGPADFDGLVLPGGVANPDFLRMDEDAVRFVRGFFDAGKPVAAICHAPWTLIEAKVVGDRAVTSWPSLKTDLTNAGAAWTDQEVIVCTNGPNKLITSRMPDDLKAFCQAIVDAFED, encoded by the coding sequence ATGCTTCAGGGTAAGAAGATCGCCTTCCTCGTGGCGTCCCAGGGGGTGGAGCAGGTCGAACTCACCGAGCCATGGCGCGCCGTCGAACAGGCAGGCGGCACCCCGCGTCTGGTCTCCACGCACACCGGCCGCGTCCAGGCGTTCAACCACCTGGACAAGGGTGACACCTTCCCGGTGGACACCACCGTCCAGGACTCCGGCCCCGCCGACTTCGACGGCCTGGTGCTCCCCGGCGGCGTGGCCAACCCCGACTTCCTGCGCATGGACGAGGACGCCGTCCGTTTCGTACGCGGCTTCTTCGACGCAGGCAAGCCCGTGGCCGCCATCTGCCACGCACCGTGGACTCTCATCGAGGCCAAGGTCGTAGGCGACCGCGCCGTCACCTCATGGCCCAGCCTCAAGACCGACCTCACCAACGCCGGCGCCGCCTGGACCGACCAAGAGGTCATCGTCTGCACCAACGGCCCGAACAAACTCATCACCAGCCGCATGCCGGACGACCTCAAGGCCTTCTGCCAGGCCATCGTCGACGCCTTCGAAGACTGA
- a CDS encoding DUF397 domain-containing protein, translating into MEDSTLMFRKSSYSAQEGQCVEVAILPDRIAIRDSKNPTGPALVFPATDWMLFLDTLRTV; encoded by the coding sequence ATGGAAGACTCTACGCTGATGTTCCGCAAGTCGAGCTACTCGGCACAGGAAGGCCAGTGCGTGGAGGTCGCGATCCTTCCCGATCGCATCGCGATCCGCGACAGCAAGAACCCAACCGGCCCGGCCTTGGTGTTCCCTGCCACCGACTGGATGCTCTTCTTGGATACGCTGAGGACTGTCTGA
- a CDS encoding lysylphosphatidylglycerol synthase transmembrane domain-containing protein, with product MPAQDLAVADPPDVAAPRRRYRRLIGRSAVFAAVVCVVVLFRDRLPDPAEVWGLITRADPMWLGVAVAAEAASMRAFATLLRHLLVAGGIHLSLPRAMAVTYARNAVSSSLPGGQILSVAYTTRQFRRVGASPAVIAATLVLTSVFSTLTFLALGVVALLAEPATRTTAMWVFAGAGSALALAVVFLPERRPRPARHGPRLTALLDAVCAARSAITLTRRDRLVLPAVALLNWLLDIACLAAVCAATGVSVGTHTVLLGYVAAKAAGVLALLPGGLGVTEIGMAATFAGAGLGLPAAAAVVAIYRLISYWAVLIVGWCAWLALNVSGTAARPGPPPSR from the coding sequence ATGCCGGCTCAGGATCTCGCGGTGGCCGACCCCCCTGACGTGGCCGCGCCGCGCCGGCGGTACCGGCGGCTGATCGGCAGGTCGGCGGTGTTCGCGGCGGTCGTCTGCGTCGTGGTGCTCTTCCGGGACAGGCTGCCGGACCCGGCCGAGGTCTGGGGGCTCATCACGAGGGCCGACCCGATGTGGCTCGGGGTCGCCGTGGCGGCCGAGGCGGCGTCGATGCGCGCGTTCGCGACGTTGCTGAGGCACCTGCTGGTCGCCGGAGGCATCCACCTCAGCCTGCCGCGCGCGATGGCCGTGACGTACGCGCGCAACGCGGTGTCCAGCTCGCTTCCCGGCGGCCAGATCCTCAGCGTCGCCTACACCACGCGGCAGTTCCGGCGCGTCGGCGCGTCGCCGGCGGTCATCGCGGCGACCCTCGTCCTGACCTCGGTCTTCTCCACCCTGACCTTTCTCGCGCTCGGAGTGGTGGCGCTGCTCGCCGAGCCCGCCACCCGGACCACCGCCATGTGGGTGTTCGCCGGCGCGGGGTCCGCGCTGGCGCTCGCGGTGGTGTTCCTGCCGGAACGGCGGCCGAGGCCGGCCCGTCACGGTCCGCGGCTCACCGCACTGCTCGACGCAGTTTGCGCCGCCAGGTCCGCGATCACGCTGACCCGCCGCGACCGCCTCGTGCTCCCCGCCGTCGCGCTGCTCAACTGGCTGCTCGACATCGCGTGTCTCGCCGCCGTGTGCGCCGCCACCGGGGTGTCGGTGGGGACGCACACGGTTCTGCTCGGCTACGTCGCCGCCAAGGCCGCGGGTGTGCTCGCGTTGCTGCCAGGCGGCCTCGGCGTCACCGAGATCGGCATGGCCGCGACGTTCGCCGGCGCGGGCCTCGGGCTCCCCGCCGCCGCGGCCGTGGTGGCGATCTACCGCCTCATCTCGTACTGGGCCGTGCTGATCGTCGGCTGGTGCGCCTGGCTGGCGCTGAACGTCAGCGGGACTGCAGCGCGTCCAGGGCCACCGCCATCGCGATGA
- a CDS encoding GcvT family protein: MMQLPAEAQAVVIGGGVAGCSVAYHLARLGWTDIVLLERHDLTEGTTWHSAGFVGQLRSTVTQTRMIMYSAGLYPELADLTGLDPGWHGVGGLRLATTPERHEELLRQAGAAETYGLDMELLSGPAAQEMLPLLNVTDVLSALWLPGDGWLDPAGLVRALAAGAEKLGVQIITDAEVTGIDVHEGQVTAVRVGDQLIRTPTVVNTAGAAAGKIGRLAGVDIPIVPIKHQYVVTPPFGVPATTPTVRDPDNIVYFREESAGILVGGYIRTPQIWDTPTPLTTPRTLFPPDMPKFAESWQSATRRIPDLTTVVPDGDTPEAFAKVVHGPEAFTPDGEFLLGETPVTGFWVAAGFCVHGLAAAGGVGKVMAEWIVDGTPEYDTFGMDIRRFPAHASSRRWSRTKAIDSYSKYYDIIYPGEERTAARPLRRSPAWPRHQSLGAAFGEKAGWERVNWFDLPATRTSGNATEPTSADGAPGNVTSANGSPHLGDTSDGERFRPAGWAGKHWSPAIRAECLATRDTAALFDQTSFAKLEVTDLATLQHLCAADLDRPVGTIVYTQMLNDRGGIEADVTVTRLAPDRFRIITGTAFGVHDATWLRTHGLDVQDVTSAYACYCLWGPNSLSILSDLTEDDLTFPYMQAREITVGNIPVLAQRVTFTGEFGWELYCPTEYALTLWDTLTEAGTPKGLRPAGYRALDSLRLEKAYRIWGSDITPETTPHEAGLTFALSRTKNYLGRQALTPPTKTLHCLVLADPTQICLGGEPVRVAGHPTSRVTSGGYGHRVDKSIAYAYLPTTAPEALVEVGVTGTWIPATITKTPPYDPTNSRIRHLPSM, encoded by the coding sequence ATGATGCAACTTCCTGCCGAAGCCCAAGCCGTAGTGATCGGCGGCGGCGTGGCCGGCTGCTCCGTCGCCTACCACCTGGCGCGGCTCGGCTGGACCGACATCGTCCTACTGGAACGCCACGACCTCACCGAAGGCACCACCTGGCACTCGGCCGGTTTCGTCGGCCAGCTCCGCTCCACCGTCACCCAGACCCGCATGATCATGTACTCCGCCGGTCTGTACCCCGAACTCGCCGACCTGACCGGCCTCGACCCCGGCTGGCACGGCGTAGGCGGCCTCCGCCTCGCCACCACCCCGGAACGCCACGAAGAACTCCTCCGCCAAGCAGGCGCCGCCGAGACCTACGGCCTCGACATGGAACTCCTGTCCGGCCCCGCCGCGCAGGAAATGCTCCCCCTGCTGAACGTCACCGACGTCCTGTCGGCCCTCTGGCTCCCCGGCGACGGCTGGCTCGACCCCGCCGGCCTGGTCCGAGCCCTCGCCGCAGGAGCCGAGAAACTAGGCGTCCAGATCATCACCGACGCCGAGGTCACCGGCATCGACGTCCACGAAGGCCAAGTGACCGCCGTCCGCGTAGGGGACCAGCTCATCCGCACCCCCACGGTCGTCAACACCGCAGGCGCCGCAGCCGGGAAAATCGGCCGTCTGGCCGGTGTGGACATCCCCATCGTCCCCATAAAACACCAGTACGTCGTCACCCCACCCTTCGGCGTCCCCGCGACCACCCCCACCGTCCGCGACCCCGACAACATCGTCTACTTCCGCGAGGAATCCGCCGGCATTCTGGTCGGCGGCTACATCCGCACCCCCCAGATCTGGGACACCCCCACCCCACTCACCACCCCCCGCACCCTCTTCCCCCCCGACATGCCGAAATTCGCCGAATCCTGGCAGTCGGCCACCCGCCGGATCCCAGACCTGACCACGGTGGTCCCCGACGGCGACACCCCCGAAGCCTTCGCCAAGGTCGTCCACGGCCCGGAAGCCTTCACCCCGGACGGCGAGTTCCTCCTCGGAGAAACCCCGGTGACCGGCTTCTGGGTGGCGGCAGGCTTCTGCGTCCACGGCCTCGCCGCAGCAGGCGGCGTAGGCAAGGTAATGGCCGAGTGGATAGTGGACGGCACCCCCGAATACGACACCTTCGGCATGGACATCCGCCGCTTCCCCGCACACGCGAGCAGCCGGCGCTGGTCCCGCACCAAAGCCATCGACTCCTACAGCAAGTACTACGACATCATCTACCCCGGCGAAGAACGCACCGCGGCCAGACCCCTCCGCCGTTCCCCCGCCTGGCCCCGCCACCAGTCCCTAGGCGCCGCCTTTGGCGAAAAAGCCGGCTGGGAACGCGTCAACTGGTTCGACCTCCCCGCCACCCGCACCTCCGGCAACGCCACCGAACCCACCTCCGCCGACGGAGCCCCCGGCAACGTCACCTCCGCGAACGGATCCCCGCACCTCGGCGACACCTCCGACGGCGAACGCTTCCGTCCCGCCGGCTGGGCCGGAAAACACTGGTCCCCCGCCATCCGCGCCGAATGCCTCGCCACCCGAGACACCGCCGCGCTCTTCGACCAGACCTCCTTCGCCAAACTAGAGGTGACCGACCTCGCCACCCTCCAACACCTCTGCGCCGCCGACCTCGACCGCCCCGTAGGCACAATCGTCTACACCCAGATGCTCAACGACCGAGGCGGCATAGAAGCCGACGTCACGGTGACCCGCCTCGCCCCCGACCGCTTCCGCATAATCACCGGCACAGCCTTCGGCGTCCACGACGCCACCTGGCTACGCACCCACGGCCTCGACGTCCAGGACGTCACCTCCGCCTACGCCTGCTACTGCCTGTGGGGCCCCAACTCGTTGTCCATCCTCAGCGACCTCACCGAGGACGACCTCACCTTCCCCTACATGCAGGCCAGAGAGATCACCGTAGGCAACATCCCCGTCCTGGCCCAAAGAGTCACCTTCACCGGCGAATTCGGCTGGGAACTCTACTGCCCCACCGAATACGCTCTGACCCTCTGGGACACCCTGACAGAAGCCGGCACCCCCAAAGGCCTCCGCCCCGCCGGCTACCGAGCCCTCGACTCCCTCCGCCTCGAAAAGGCCTACCGAATCTGGGGCTCCGACATAACCCCAGAAACCACCCCCCACGAAGCCGGCCTCACCTTCGCCCTCTCCAGAACCAAGAACTACCTGGGCCGCCAAGCCCTCACCCCCCCAACCAAAACCCTCCACTGCCTCGTCCTCGCAGACCCCACCCAAATCTGCCTAGGCGGCGAACCCGTAAGAGTCGCCGGCCACCCCACCTCAAGAGTGACCAGCGGCGGCTACGGCCACCGAGTAGACAAGTCCATCGCCTACGCCTACCTCCCCACGACAGCCCCAGAAGCCCTCGTCGAAGTAGGCGTAACCGGCACCTGGATCCCCGCCACCATCACCAAAACCCCCCCGTACGACCCCACCAACTCCCGCATCCGCCACCTCCCCAGCATGTAG
- the lipB gene encoding lipoyl(octanoyl) transferase LipB yields the protein MSETRSRPLVLVQDDLVDYEAAMERMTELVGARQRDEIPDTLWLLSHPQVFTIGKRTLAEHLPDPSHGIPVVPTGRGGQLTYHGPGQLVGYLIVKLRADEGVVDYVREVELRLVESLGKLGVPAERRETPPGSELLTGVWTTGNSRKIVSIGMRASRGVTSHGFALNVDGDLTPWGFAVACGMPTVDMTSLARELPSHPGFAEVRRVVAEAFEATA from the coding sequence GTGAGCGAAACCCGCAGCCGTCCCCTGGTCCTCGTCCAGGACGATCTGGTGGACTACGAGGCGGCCATGGAGCGCATGACGGAGCTGGTCGGGGCCCGGCAGCGCGATGAGATCCCCGACACGTTGTGGCTGCTCAGCCACCCGCAGGTGTTCACCATCGGCAAACGCACCTTGGCCGAGCACCTGCCCGACCCCTCGCACGGCATCCCGGTCGTGCCGACCGGCCGGGGCGGCCAGCTCACCTACCACGGCCCCGGCCAGCTCGTCGGCTACCTCATCGTCAAGCTCCGCGCCGACGAAGGCGTGGTCGACTACGTACGCGAGGTGGAGCTGCGCCTGGTGGAGTCGCTCGGCAAGCTCGGCGTCCCCGCCGAGCGCCGCGAGACCCCACCGGGCTCCGAGCTGCTCACCGGGGTGTGGACCACCGGGAACTCCCGCAAGATCGTGTCGATCGGCATGCGCGCGTCCCGCGGCGTCACCAGCCACGGCTTCGCACTCAACGTCGACGGCGACCTCACCCCGTGGGGCTTCGCCGTGGCGTGCGGCATGCCGACGGTCGACATGACGTCCCTGGCCCGCGAACTGCCGTCCCATCCCGGTTTCGCCGAGGTCCGGCGGGTGGTCGCCGAGGCCTTCGAGGCCACGGCCTGA
- a CDS encoding PspC domain-containing protein — MHRSREHKIIAGVCGGLAEKWNMPPTMVRLLFILSCILPGPQFVIYLIMWALVPKAPAGAPYGRY, encoded by the coding sequence ATGCATCGATCACGCGAACACAAGATCATCGCCGGTGTCTGCGGAGGCCTCGCGGAAAAGTGGAACATGCCGCCGACCATGGTCCGCCTGCTGTTCATTCTCTCCTGCATCCTGCCTGGCCCTCAGTTCGTCATCTACCTGATCATGTGGGCCCTGGTACCCAAGGCCCCCGCCGGTGCGCCGTACGGCCGGTACTGA